The following proteins are encoded in a genomic region of Lemur catta isolate mLemCat1 chromosome 10, mLemCat1.pri, whole genome shotgun sequence:
- the S1PR3 gene encoding sphingosine 1-phosphate receptor 3 has product MATALPPRPAPARGNETLQEHYNYVGKLAGRLKEAPEGSTLTTVLFLVICSFIVLENLMVLIAIWKNNKFHNRMYFFIGNLALCDLLAGIAYTVNILMSGKKTFSLSPTVWFLREGSMFVALGASTCSLLAIAIERHLTMIKMRPYDANKKHRVFLLIGMCWLIAFSLGALPILGWNCLHNLPDCSTILPLYSKRYIAFCISIFTAILLTIVVLYARIYFLVKSSSRKVANHNNSERSMALLRTVVIVVSVFIACWSPLFILFLIDVACRVKACPVLFKAQWFIVLAVVNSAMNPVIYTLASKEMRRAFFRLVCNCLVRGPGARASPTQPALDPSRSKSSSSNNSSHSPKVREDLPHAATSSCIIDRSQTLQNGILCK; this is encoded by the coding sequence ATGGCAACCGCCCTCCCGCCGCGGCCCGCGCCGGCCCGCGGGAACGAGACCCTGCAGGAGCACTACAACTACGTGGGCAAGCTGGCGGGCAGGCTGAAGGAGGCCCCTGAGGGCAGCACGCTCACCACCGTCCTCTTCTTGGTCATCTGCAGCTTCATCGTCCTGGAGAACCTGATGGTTCTGATTGCCATCtggaaaaacaataaatttcaCAACCGCATGTACTTTTTCATCGGCAACCTGGCTCTCTGCGACCTGCTGGCTGGCATCGCTTACACGGTCAACATTCTGATGTCTGGCAAGAAGACCTTCAGCCTGTCTCCGACGGTCTGGTTCCTACGGGAGGGCAGCATGTTCGTGGCCCTGGGGGCGTCCACCTGCAGCTTGCTGGCCATTGCTATCGAGCGGCACTTGACGATGATCAAGATGAGGCCTTACGACGCCAACAAGAAGCACCGCGTCTTCCTTCTGATCGGGATGTGCTGGCTCATCGCGTTTTCGCTGGGCGCCTTGCCCATCCTGGGCTGGAACTGCCTGCACAACCTCCCCGACTGCTCCACCATCCTGCCGCTCTACTCCAAGAGGTACATCGCCTTCTGCATCAGCATCTTCACAGCCATCCTGCTGACCATCGTGGTCCTCTACGCTCGCATCTATTTCCTGGTGAAGTCCAGCAGCCGCAAGGTGGCCAACCACAACAACTCCGAGCGGTCCATGGCCTTGCTGCGCACCGTGGTGATTGTCGTGAGTGTGTTCATCGCCTGCTGGTCCCCACTCTTCATCCTCTTCCTCATCGACGTGGCCTGCAGGGTGAAGGCCTGCCCTGTGCTGTTCAAGGCCCAGTGGTTCATCGTGCTGGCTGTGGTCAACTCCGCCATGAACCCTGTCATTTACACGCTGGCCAGCAAGGAGATGCGACGTGCCTTCTTCCGCCTCGTCTGCAACTGCCTGGTCAGGGGCCCAGGGGCCCGCGCCTCGCCCACCCAGCCTGCTCTCGACCCGAGCAGAAGCAAATcgagcagcagcaacaacagcagccACTCCCCGAAGGTCAGGGAAGACCTGCCCCATGCAGCCACCTCGTCCTGCATCATTGACAGAAGCCAAACACTCCAGAATGGGATCCTCTGCAAGTGA